The nucleotide sequence TAGTCTGCTGGGCAGGGTTCAGATATTCAAATGAACCATGGCTTAACATTATGTAcagaggaggtgtgtgtgtgtgtttatgtaaatAGCTGGGTGAATCCACACAGCTAAAAGCTGTGATGCTTGCTCTTTTGGGTAAAAAAATTAAGGCAGATTGGGTACAACCTGGTTTGTTTTACTAAAGGAAGTCCACCAACAAAAAAATCTAGTAACAAGTTAAAAGAcctcacaaaaaataaaatgagctTGGAATATAACTAATCTATATCAAGGAGCTGAAACAATTACAGGATGGTCCTTGAATGAAAACCTGAAGTATATGTCTTTGAAGATTAGAACTTTTGTGCTTCTTAGTTCAATCGGCATCAGTAAGTACTGTGCCAAATCTCTTTATCTTGTGAGCATAGTGGTTCCTTAACAAATAAAAAAAGTGGGAGCTTTGGTCaatcttgtgttttgttttttgctgcaggCAGATGCTCCTAATCCAGGACTAATTCCTGATGCAGATGCTGTAGGAGTCACAGTTGTGTTAATCACCTGCACCTACAGAGGTCAAGAATTTATTAGAGTTGGCTATTATGTGAACAATGAATATACTGAAACAGAATTGAGAGAAAATCCTCCGGTAAAGCCAGATTTTTCTAAGGTAGGAGTTATTGTGCTTTGCTTATCTATTAAAATACTATTGTTACATAGAATTAAAATGCTAAGAAATCAGCAAGTcaaattttaaaaagagctttGTCCTGAATTTGTTCTAAGACTGCTTCAGAAGTCAATAGTATCTGATGCAACTCCAAAATGTTGATGTGAATGTCCTTGTTTTGCAGCTCCAGAGGAATATTTTGGCATCTAACCCCAGGGTCACAAGATTCCACATTAACTGGGAGGACAACACTGAAAAACTGACAGATGCAGAGAGCAGCAACCCAAACCTTCAGTCACTCCTTTCTACAGATGCACTGCCTTCTGCTTCAAAAGGATGGTCAACATCAGAAAATTCACTAAATGTTATGTTAGAATCTCATATGGACTGCATGTGACCCGACTTACCTTTCAGCGCTATGTATGTGTTAGGATGTAGACAGACAGCAcagagacacacatacacacacacaccatcaccaGAAACGATTTCCCGGGAATTGCATATTCAACATGTgaagaatttgttttaaaatcccCACATTCTGTAGAAAGTTTATAAGGAAAAAGTATTTGAGTggatgtataaataaaaattatttttaagtaATTCTGAGTGTTTGCTCAGTCCACACTAACTatgttattaaaacatttatttatttttttctccccTGCAGGCTGGGTGGGGGTTGAGGGAAATACAGGAAGTTAGATATCTCATAGAATAGTTGGAAagtaccctgaggatcatctagtcctgaaatgcaggaatatgcaactgtcccttacggggattgaacctgcaaccttggcgttgtcagcaccacgctctaaccagctgagctgaaGAAGTTAAATCTACAACTTGTTCAGTATATATGCAAGACTATTCTAAACAGCCTCTGTTTGGAAAGCAGGAAGCATAGCATAAACCGCAGCTGCCTTTTCAAGGCACATATGACTTTTAACAACACAATTTAGTCCAGCATCAAGACGTTTGTGTGGAATACTATTGTGTGTGTACTGTGAGGGTCCCCCTCCTTCTCACATACGCTGTTCGTGGCATGCCATACAGTGTTACCACAGAAAGAAATGCAGGATTAAAACATTTGTGCTGGCCTAGATGCATGTGCTCTTGGATCATGGACACTAAACTCAAATCCTCCACCGCACCAAAATCATAGTCacgcgcattacagtagtcctcATCAAGCAATCAGGCTTGCAAGTGATTATGTGTAAGTTGTGGCTTAGAAGATTTATCAGCCTGCCAGCCACATACTTACTTGGTCTGAGACAGGGTCTTACGCTTTGTAGACCAAccacacactgacccattgcatgAAACATGATAAATAGAATTTAAAGCAACAGAAACTGAAGGTGCCTGGGACAGCATCAGGAAGCCTCTATATGCACACAGCGTGATTATTTTATCTTTGATGCTATATAgtgtgggaaggaaggggaactgaGTTCCTAGGCCAAACAAGATCTTAAATGTCTCATTGGGAGCTAAAAGTGTATtcttcttaaaaaggtaaagggactcctgatcattaggtccagtcgcagacgactctggggttgcagcgctcatctcgctttactggccgagggagccggcatacagcttctgggtcatgtggctagcatgactaagctgcttctggcaaaccagagcagcgcacggaaatgctgtttaccttcctgccggaacttcatgctttcgaactgctaggttggcaggagcagagaccgagcaatgggagctcaccctgtctgccaaccttctgatcggcaagccctaggctctgtggtttaacccacagcaccactcgtgtCCCATATTCTTCTTAGGTCCTCCCAAAGAGAAAGCACAACTGGGCTGAAATATTAGAAAAGGTTCACTGTGACAGATGACATTTATTCCAGTTCTGCCCAACTGGCAATGGCCTCCTAGGGTCCTTACACAGCCCTGCTCCATGACATAATACCAGATAGACACCCCGGGTTCATCCAATGCAGTTGAACTTCAGGAGGTACGGGACAGACAAAAGTATTGTAAAATATAAACTCTGGGGTTTGCTACAACAGGGTGTGAAAATAAGGTCCCCAAGCTCGATGGTTTAAAAGGGACTGGATTAAAAATTGAGGATAAAGGCTATGTGGCAGTAAGGTTGAGTACCAGCAGATGGGAAACTGGAAGAAACCTgacctcatgtcctgcttgtgaacttAACCATAGCTATTTGCccactgtggaaacagaatgctggactgaatAGACCCTCAGTCTGATCTAGCAGAACTACTCTTACATTCTGAAGAGTCCTTTAAAATTAAGAGCTTGCAGATTAAAGTTAGGgcattctgtgtgcaaagcacatGTTCTATTGAGCCTTCTGGGAATAAAAAGATTATGTTTTGTCATGTATAGATACATCAACATCTTGAGGTAGGACTCAAAGCACAAGTCCTGTTTTCTACAGAGTGCTTTTTCCTCAATGCACTATTACCAAGACTTATATTGCatgtgaataataaaaaaaatccactccTTCATTACAACCTAAAGATGTAGATACTTTCAGAAGGTAATTGTCAACTGCCTCCTCCCCCAATATAAACAAAAATTCCAACCGCAGTTGAATGTGCATTTGGATGTCTCATTTTACCTGCGCTTGTGGATCCAATTCCTGCTGTAAGTACAGAACGCGGAGTAATCTTTACTGCATATTTCAGAAACTGAGACTTCCCTGTTCCAGGGTCTCCAACCAATAAAAGATGTGATTCACCTTGCAGGGAAACAAACGCACAAGTGTTTGCTAAAGCAGCATTTTAGATTAAAGTAATTATTCGGTGCAAGGCCAGAGAAATAATgaaacagcagaaatatgatgcCATCATGCCAGCCAATTTccaatctttaaaataaaaagcctTACATTTATCCTGCTTTCCATGAAAAGATAGCCACAAAGTGGCAGTTTTATCGTATGTACTTGAATGTATGTACACTCAAAACACAGAAGGATCTCACCCACCTGCCCTGTGTGCTCCACCTGCTCTGACCCCTGAACCAGACATGCCCACATGTATTGAATACTACCTGCATAGTCCAACCCTGATACTGAACCCTGGATACCAGGATTCAGATTACCACTTAGCCATGAAGATCACTAGGTTACCTTGGGCTAGTTGCAGgatctcagcctaaccaacctcacaggtattggcaaaataaaatgaaagtgcACCACCCTGAGTTCCTTGTAGGAAAGAGTGGGATATaactataataatatatattttttaaaaatgtaacccCCAACTTTGCTAAGAAAGGATCATGTGCTGAAAGGTTTATGGAAACGTCTTAGACACCAATTTCCTTATTTTCTGTCCTAATTACaattatgcttttattttatttttgcttagcTACAAAAATGATCATTCACCTCAATTCATCTCATGATCTCAGGAGGAAAATGTAAAATATTTAATGTCTTAACAAACATTAGTAGTAGGATTATGATTAAGCATTAGTGGGGTTTTCCCATCCTTTCGATAGTATGCAAGCTCATCATGTGGTAACTTGGCATTTCTAAATGGGGAGGGAATGATCTGACAAAAATGGCCTTTGCTCAAGAATATTCCACTATAGTTTAGATAATGTTTATTGCAGGAAAATTGTACTTAATAGCCCTCTACAGAAATGACATTAATGCTTTGAAGGTGGCATTTAAATTTTGCTCTGGTGACCTATGGCATATATGTACCCATTCAAAAACCTCTTAGGATTATATCCACCTACGCAAGTGGTGACATTTACTGCCCAGCACACAGCACTTCTGCCCCCCCACACAGGGAAAAGCAGTTTGCTGAAAATTCTACAGTAACAGATCTAAGAAAAAATAACAGGCAAGTATGGAAAGAAAAGACTGGAATAAAATTATTTGAAGTTACAGGCTGGCAAAACATACTGGCCTTGCTCCCATGTCACTTCAAACCACGGTTAACtattgtttaaagatgaacacaaAGCATGCTGGTGCATAGGGCTaaaattgcagctgctttgctaCTACTTCTGTGTTGTCGGCAGCAAAGCCATGGTTTCACTAAGCATCATGTCCAAACCCAGACTCATGATTTGTTTCTCCCTAAACCACCATGAGTGGTAAGCCACAAACAAACCTTGGTTGTAGCTCATGGTTTATTTTGAGAGCAACAAAACGAGTCTGAGTTTAGATGCAACATGCAACAACAGAAGGGGTGGAAGAGCAAGGTACCCGCAATTTTAGCCTAATGCACCCAGCACATTCACCTTTAACCACagttaactatggtttagcacagaggtcagcaacctaaggcccatgggctgcttccggcccatgaGCTTCCTGGAACTGGTCCACAGCCGTTCTGTGGATCGGCCTGGGGATTCCATGCTTTCTTTTCCGCGGCACCATtttttccctcactgtgaggaCCAACTTCCGGGTCAGAAGAGTGCCAGAAATGGTGTATGCGCATGTGCATGGGCACTCCTCCATCCCAgaagtgcgccagaaatagcgTGTACACAGACGCGGGCATGCACACTCTGGCCCACCGAGAGGTCTGCCAGGGAGTGGACCGGCCCAGCCTCAAAAAACGTTGCCGACCCCAGTTCAGCATGATGTGTGAACAAGGCTTTTGTGAGATTTTGCTCTTTCCTCTCCAAAATCTGGTTGAATCTTTATTTTAATGTTATTAACTTGCTGTTGGATTAGTTAAATTTAACTAATCAAAGtcatcaaaaaatatttttaaagtaccACGAAAAGCATCACAACAATGTTGTGACAAAGTGACCCAGTCCTCTGAAATAGTACAGCAAATTTAAAGCTGTCTTTGTGACTGTTGGTATTGTTCCTCAAAGTGTACAACATACAGTTGCTTTCTAGAGTTTTTAGGGACATGACAACTTACATGAGTGTCTTTCATAGGACTACTTTATCAAGAAAGCACTAAGGGATTAAAAAATCATACGATGGCAGCTCTTTTACACTACAAATGGTGCAGTAATTCAGGCCAGTGTAGTGATAAAGGAGACAGGTCTATAGGGGGCTGCGTGTATTTAAAAGAGGGATAGGTTTTATATATACTAACCTCTAACCCGAGTGCCCGCAGCATCTGTTCTCTGCACACCCCCTGCAAGCACCATGGCTACGGCCAACTTCACAAGATACAACCCAAAAATCTGAGGGCACAAGCTTGCTAAAATGTCGTTTCTCCCtgaaaagaggggagggaaaataATTAGTTCAGCTGATAACAAACTATATCTGatcacacacatttcccaagcAACTGTCTAAGATACTACTCATTTGAACTCCTTGATTTAAAGTAACAGACTATGACAggtgaattaaaaataataatgattagaTGGCACTTTTGTAAATATTGATTTGTTGTGGGAATGGTCTCATATGACGCTGAAGAGAAAAAAGCCCAGATTCAGTGTTTTCCAGTGGGCAGTGATACTTAGAGAACGTGTAGAAATTGGATCAGTAGAAGGTGGTGTACTGGAGAAGTGCTGCTCActcatgttgctgctgcttactgggaggtggAAGGGAAAGGTGGCAGCAAGGTTGGCATGGTATGGAGCTAATTCAGTgctcctgccagtgcatttgcaccatgccaacctccaTGCCGCTTCGCCCCTCCTCCTCTAACCTCCCATAAGCAGCAGTGATACAACcgaccagaggtcaggtgagtggcagCGCTCCACCATGCCTTGTGCTATTGGAATAAATGAGATCTATAGCTTTACTGAAAcacctttattattattcctcacagGTATACTCGAGGGGTCATAGAAATAACACAGACTGGTTCTGGCTGTGAGAGCTCTGACAGATGTACAGAAGTCTACCATCAGCAAGAACATCCTTCATGCATTAAATAATTAATTTCAAGCAAAGGAAGGTTTGAGTAGATCAGGTCTCTCCACTTAAATGAATGCCTTTGCACAGGCAGTGGTACAATGTGCAGATTTGAGTGCACACAGAACTCTTAGTTTCGAGTAAATATTTATTACCCACATAAAAGCCAGctcctggcttctgcctcttgGTCACACAAACAGAATCAATAAATAAAGTAGTGTGGCTGTCTGTCCCCAAGGCCACTTCTTGCTTGCACAGACTCTAGgataggcacccccaaacttggccctccagacgttttgggactacaactcccatcatccctaaccagggatgatgggagttgtagtcccaaaacatctggagggccgagtttgggggagCCTGCTCTAGGATGTCTCTTCCCCATCCATCAACCTGAATAGTCACAGCACTGCTCCATCATTTAAAATGAAAGTTACTAGGAAATTCAGTTAGGCACCATTTATTGCACACTAAGCAGAAAACTCTATAACTTTTTTGACAGTACAATGTACAATGCTGCTCAACACATCATCTAACAAGACAACAGACCATTACGTTCTGATGTAATTTTAAGTTATTTATATAAaaagtgcataca is from Podarcis raffonei isolate rPodRaf1 chromosome 3, rPodRaf1.pri, whole genome shotgun sequence and encodes:
- the ASF1A gene encoding histone chaperone ASF1A isoform X1, which produces MAKVQVNNVVVLDNPSPFYNPFQFEITFECIEDLSEDLEWKIIYVGSAESEEYDQVLDSVLVGPVPAGRHMFVFQANAPNPGLIPDADAVGVTVVLITCTYRGQEFIRVGYYVNNEYTETELRENPPVKPDFSKLQRNILASNPRVTRFHINWEDNTEKLTDAESSNPNLQSLLSTDALPSASKGWSTSENSLNVMLESHMDCM
- the ASF1A gene encoding histone chaperone ASF1A isoform X2, with amino-acid sequence MEVCNLEWKIIYVGSAESEEYDQVLDSVLVGPVPAGRHMFVFQANAPNPGLIPDADAVGVTVVLITCTYRGQEFIRVGYYVNNEYTETELRENPPVKPDFSKLQRNILASNPRVTRFHINWEDNTEKLTDAESSNPNLQSLLSTDALPSASKGWSTSENSLNVMLESHMDCM